One Vigna unguiculata cultivar IT97K-499-35 chromosome 11, ASM411807v1, whole genome shotgun sequence DNA window includes the following coding sequences:
- the LOC114169325 gene encoding uncharacterized protein LOC114169325 — MVIINILLIFWLKIILKLGGLNSTLQGKCRLSVLVSCVSTIIIAMFVLLLLLQALSRSSYGSQPLLSIESKQLWFSTSTYWRYEREKASIQEMSDETSIISG, encoded by the exons ATggtaataatcaatattttactaatctttTGGTTGAAGATCATTCTTAAG CTTGGTGGCTTGAATTCAACACTACAAGGTAAATGTCGACTTTCTGTACTTGTTTCCTGTGTTTCCACCATCATTATTGCCATGTTTGTATTGCTTTTGTTATTGCAGGCATTGAGTCGAAGCAGTTATGGTTCTCAACCTTTACTTa GCATTGAGTCGAAGCAGTTATGGTTCTCAACCTCTACTTA tTGGAGATATGAGAGGGAGAAGGCTTCAATCCAAGAAATGAGTGATGAAACTTCAATAATAAG TGGTTGA
- the LOC114169324 gene encoding uncharacterized protein LOC114169324 isoform X2 codes for MVIINILLIFWLKIILKLGGLNSTLQGKCRLSVLVSCVSTIIIAMFVLLLLLQALSRSSYGSQPLLSIESKQLWFSTSTYWRYEREKASIQEMSDETSIISGVDRFKRPFAHLEEHYGNSERSTPLQRQHVSLPRV; via the exons ATggtaataatcaatattttactaatctttTGGTTGAAGATCATTCTTAAG CTTGGTGGCTTGAATTCAACACTACAAGGTAAATGTCGACTTTCTGTACTTGTTTCCTGTGTTTCCACCATCATTATTGCCATGTTTGTATTGCTTTTGTTATTGCAGGCATTGAGTCGAAGCAGTTATGGTTCTCAACCTTTACTTa GCATTGAGTCGAAGCAGTTATGGTTCTCAACCTCTACTTA tTGGAGATATGAGAGGGAGAAGGCTTCAATCCAAGAAATGAGTGATGAAACTTCAATAATAAG TGGGGTTGATCGGTTCAAGAGACCGTTTGCACATCTTGAGGAGCATTATGGGAACAGTGAACGAAGCACTCCATTGCAGAGACAACATGTCTCCTTACCTAG GGTCTAA
- the LOC114169324 gene encoding uncharacterized protein LOC114169324 isoform X1, with product MVIINILLIFWLKIILKLGGLNSTLQGKCRLSVLVSCVSTIIIAMFVLLLLLQALSRSSYGSQPLLSIESKQLWFSTSTYWRYEREKASIQEMSDETSIISGVDRFKRPFAHLEEHYGNSERSTPLQRQHVSLPRERVCAPKDESK from the exons ATggtaataatcaatattttactaatctttTGGTTGAAGATCATTCTTAAG CTTGGTGGCTTGAATTCAACACTACAAGGTAAATGTCGACTTTCTGTACTTGTTTCCTGTGTTTCCACCATCATTATTGCCATGTTTGTATTGCTTTTGTTATTGCAGGCATTGAGTCGAAGCAGTTATGGTTCTCAACCTTTACTTa GCATTGAGTCGAAGCAGTTATGGTTCTCAACCTCTACTTA tTGGAGATATGAGAGGGAGAAGGCTTCAATCCAAGAAATGAGTGATGAAACTTCAATAATAAG TGGGGTTGATCGGTTCAAGAGACCGTTTGCACATCTTGAGGAGCATTATGGGAACAGTGAACGAAGCACTCCATTGCAGAGACAACATGTCTCCTTACCTAG AGAGAGAGTTTGTGCTCCCAAGGATGAAAGTAAGTAA
- the LOC114169324 gene encoding uncharacterized protein LOC114169324 isoform X3, translating into MVLNLYLLGGLNSTLQGKCRLSVLVSCVSTIIIAMFVLLLLLQALSRSSYGSQPLLSIESKQLWFSTSTYWRYEREKASIQEMSDETSIISGVDRFKRPFAHLEEHYGNSERSTPLQRQHVSLPRERVCAPKDESK; encoded by the exons ATGGTTCTCAACCTCTACTTa CTTGGTGGCTTGAATTCAACACTACAAGGTAAATGTCGACTTTCTGTACTTGTTTCCTGTGTTTCCACCATCATTATTGCCATGTTTGTATTGCTTTTGTTATTGCAGGCATTGAGTCGAAGCAGTTATGGTTCTCAACCTTTACTTa GCATTGAGTCGAAGCAGTTATGGTTCTCAACCTCTACTTA tTGGAGATATGAGAGGGAGAAGGCTTCAATCCAAGAAATGAGTGATGAAACTTCAATAATAAG TGGGGTTGATCGGTTCAAGAGACCGTTTGCACATCTTGAGGAGCATTATGGGAACAGTGAACGAAGCACTCCATTGCAGAGACAACATGTCTCCTTACCTAG AGAGAGAGTTTGTGCTCCCAAGGATGAAAGTAAGTAA
- the LOC114169324 gene encoding mitogen-activated protein kinase 9-like isoform X4, producing the protein MVLNLYLLGGLNSTLQGIESKQLWFSTSTYWRYEREKASIQEMSDETSIISGVDRFKRPFAHLEEHYGNSERSTPLQRQHVSLPRERVCAPKDESK; encoded by the exons ATGGTTCTCAACCTTTACTTa CTTGGTGGCTTGAATTCAACACTACAAG GCATTGAGTCGAAGCAGTTATGGTTCTCAACCTCTACTTA tTGGAGATATGAGAGGGAGAAGGCTTCAATCCAAGAAATGAGTGATGAAACTTCAATAATAAG TGGGGTTGATCGGTTCAAGAGACCGTTTGCACATCTTGAGGAGCATTATGGGAACAGTGAACGAAGCACTCCATTGCAGAGACAACATGTCTCCTTACCTAG AGAGAGAGTTTGTGCTCCCAAGGATGAAAGTAAGTAA
- the LOC114169323 gene encoding putative disease resistance protein At1g50180 encodes MADSVVSFVLDHLAQLVAREANLLYGVEDRVQSLQYELQRMKELLSSTKSKKGMEHTVLNQIRDVSHLAEDVIDTFVAKVSIHKRRTIMGRMLLGFGQAKLLRDVAEKIDKIKATLKEIRDNKSKYDAFKETNNQSAAEEEEEEEKEGAKSLHKLRRYVEEDDVVGFVHDSKDLIKRLLEGGSNRNAVSTIGMGGLGKTTLARKVYNSTQVKQHFKCRAWVYVSNECRVKELLLGLLKT; translated from the coding sequence ATGGCAGACAGTGTAGTTTCCTTTGTTTTGGATCATTTAGCCCAGCTTGTGGCACGCGAAGCTAACTTGTTGTATGGCGTGGAGGACAGGGTCCAGTCCCTCCAGTACGAACTTCAGAGGATGAAAGAGCTGCTCAGTAGCACAAAGAGCAAGAAGGGAATGGAACATACAGTGTTGAACCAAATCAGAGATGTGTCCCACTTAGCTGAGGATGTCATCGACACATTCGTGGCCAAAGTTTCCATTCACAAGAGGAGAACCATTATGGGGAGGATGCTCCTTGGCTTTGGCCAAGCAAAGTTGCTTCGCGATGTAGCAGAAAAAATAGACAAGATCAAAGCCACTCTCAAGGAAATACGCGACAACAAAAGCAAATATGATGCTTTCAAAGAAACCAATAATCAATCTGCAgcagaagaagaggaagaggaggagaaggaaggAGCAAAATCACTGCACAAGCTAAGAAGATATGTGGAGGAAGATGACGTGGTTGGCTTTGTTCATGACTCCAAGGATCTCATCAAGCGACTCCTGGAAGGTGGTTCAAATCGTAATGCTGTCTCGACCATTGGCATGGGGGGATTGGGGAAGACCACCCTTGCCCGAAAGGTCTATAACAGCACCCAGGTGAAGCAACACTTCAAGTGCCGTGCGTGGGTTTATGTGTCAAACGAGTGCAGAGTTAAGGAGCTTTTGCTTGGCCTTCTTAAAAcctaa